Proteins encoded by one window of Mesorhizobium sp. INR15:
- a CDS encoding GNAT family N-acetyltransferase: MVAEAEDTEDESYAIDCPVLITERLVMRAPRESDIGQLAALADNRHVAEMLARMPHPYGEAEARAFLAMAKSRRAGIAYALTLTGTETFVGCAGLNTTERGLELGYWIGEPYWKRGYATEAAHALVDLAFQRTTIQVLQASTRVINPASRRVIHKCGFQYAGQGMLNSIVAGQVPVERYRLDRKTWTSLRSWKSS, from the coding sequence ATGGTTGCCGAAGCGGAAGACACCGAAGACGAAAGTTACGCGATAGATTGCCCGGTGCTGATCACCGAGCGGCTGGTGATGCGTGCCCCGCGTGAAAGCGATATCGGCCAGTTGGCCGCGCTTGCCGACAACCGTCATGTCGCCGAAATGCTGGCCCGCATGCCACATCCCTATGGCGAGGCCGAGGCGCGTGCCTTCCTTGCCATGGCGAAATCCCGCCGCGCCGGTATCGCCTACGCGTTGACGCTGACTGGCACCGAGACCTTTGTCGGCTGCGCCGGTCTCAACACCACCGAGCGTGGCCTGGAACTCGGCTACTGGATTGGCGAACCCTACTGGAAGCGTGGCTATGCGACGGAAGCCGCGCATGCGCTGGTCGATCTCGCCTTCCAGCGCACGACGATCCAGGTGCTGCAGGCCTCGACGCGGGTGATCAATCCGGCTTCGCGCCGGGTCATCCACAAATGCGGCTTCCAATATGCCGGCCAGGGCATGCTGAACTCCATCGTCGCCGGCCAGGTGCCGGTCGAGCGCTACCGCCTCGACAGGAAGACCTGGACCAGCCTGAGGTCGTGGAAATCGAGCTGA
- a CDS encoding phage tail tape measure protein, translating to MTTNSDDLVISVSTDVTSVKRQLTQLGQDIGQITSKISNQFETMSKGIDQSFTPVQRRINDMIGIPYTGKVKEWKGALASFGKELETTGGHAGSSATQMMALQHSARSMVEQLALGTSPLQALTAQFSHLSYVASQPGGLTGALSTAGTTILGLVTKFPYVTAAIGAAGVAFVAYEALGGTSLRTLDDILKTHEANIKLLGDAYDQVAGKQQKYAALTARSVNAANSKDLQDAKDVLTGQIKGIFDSVYQTIGAGGGGQGPLETVLKSQFEPFKQALADLAKSHDVKAFIDQIAAISEVNPKLESARAALADMAAEAAKTQAALPNLGHTVDAVTDTVNAFALQLANVDSKPIQAELQALFDKARDGKEPIDAILQSLAALEQANPNFAGIKAGFAEILKAAAATNAALDALGSKYFTNQGTNPNGRQKLPVGLLPDSAPIPGEAPNREDQGAYEDKLAAKASRGHKSKAPAQTAMDQFAGDLQSIKDRTAALNEEMNTLGLSNEAQTKRKISLQLEQTALKQVREEARKKGDVDWQNAQLTPDQIAKIDQVSAAYAAQAEQLKNAQAAQQLQRDVLQGVFDDLRTSLEAGQLSWKTFADIATHALDKIISKIENDLIDSIMQANSAAGGGGGGLGGIFGAIFGGGGSSNVFPAAPAGTGGLYADGGYTGPGGKNQKAGIVHKGEVVFSQDDIRRNGGVAAVEALRRGGSIAAPQMPAIQAPSRGGDTVAVNNNITIDARGAQQGVGDEIKRALAEYDKHTVPRTVAALRQAKIRGMT from the coding sequence ATGACAACGAACAGCGACGACCTTGTAATCAGCGTCAGCACCGACGTCACCAGCGTGAAGCGTCAGTTGACGCAACTCGGTCAGGACATCGGCCAGATCACTAGCAAGATTTCCAACCAATTCGAGACGATGAGCAAGGGCATCGATCAGTCGTTCACGCCGGTGCAGCGGCGAATTAATGACATGATCGGTATTCCATACACCGGCAAGGTCAAAGAGTGGAAGGGCGCGCTTGCGAGCTTCGGCAAGGAACTGGAGACCACAGGCGGGCACGCGGGCAGTAGCGCAACGCAAATGATGGCGCTGCAGCACTCTGCCCGCTCCATGGTTGAGCAATTGGCGTTGGGCACATCGCCGTTGCAGGCGCTTACCGCGCAGTTTAGCCACCTTTCGTACGTTGCCTCGCAGCCTGGCGGCCTTACAGGCGCGCTTAGCACCGCTGGGACGACCATTCTCGGCTTGGTTACGAAGTTCCCCTATGTGACTGCTGCGATTGGCGCGGCAGGCGTAGCATTCGTTGCTTACGAGGCGTTGGGCGGGACCAGTCTTCGCACGCTTGACGACATCCTCAAGACGCACGAAGCGAACATTAAGCTACTTGGCGACGCGTACGATCAGGTGGCAGGCAAGCAACAGAAATATGCGGCGCTGACCGCGCGTTCTGTCAATGCTGCCAACTCCAAGGATCTGCAGGACGCGAAGGACGTGCTGACCGGTCAGATCAAGGGGATATTCGATAGCGTTTATCAGACGATCGGTGCTGGCGGTGGTGGCCAAGGGCCGCTGGAGACAGTCTTAAAATCGCAATTCGAACCGTTCAAGCAGGCGCTCGCCGACTTGGCGAAATCGCACGACGTGAAGGCGTTTATCGACCAGATAGCCGCCATATCGGAGGTCAATCCGAAGCTCGAGTCTGCGCGCGCTGCCCTTGCCGACATGGCCGCGGAAGCCGCAAAGACGCAGGCGGCACTGCCCAACCTCGGGCATACGGTTGATGCGGTAACCGACACCGTAAACGCCTTTGCCCTACAGCTCGCCAACGTAGACTCAAAGCCGATCCAGGCAGAGTTGCAGGCGCTCTTCGACAAGGCCCGAGACGGTAAGGAGCCTATCGACGCAATCCTTCAGTCGTTAGCGGCGCTGGAGCAAGCCAATCCAAACTTCGCCGGCATTAAAGCCGGTTTCGCGGAGATACTGAAGGCCGCGGCAGCCACTAATGCGGCGCTTGACGCACTGGGCTCCAAATACTTTACCAACCAGGGCACAAACCCGAATGGAAGGCAGAAACTCCCCGTTGGGCTTCTGCCCGACAGCGCTCCAATCCCCGGTGAGGCACCCAACCGCGAGGATCAGGGCGCTTACGAAGACAAGCTGGCAGCCAAGGCGTCGCGCGGCCACAAATCCAAAGCACCAGCCCAAACCGCCATGGACCAGTTCGCCGGAGACCTTCAGTCGATCAAAGACCGGACGGCAGCGCTGAATGAGGAGATGAATACACTCGGCCTCTCCAACGAAGCCCAAACCAAGCGGAAAATATCTCTGCAACTCGAGCAGACCGCACTAAAGCAGGTCCGCGAAGAAGCCCGAAAGAAGGGTGACGTCGATTGGCAAAATGCGCAATTAACGCCGGACCAAATCGCAAAGATCGATCAGGTTTCTGCCGCCTATGCAGCACAAGCTGAGCAATTAAAAAATGCACAAGCCGCCCAGCAATTGCAGCGCGACGTGCTGCAAGGCGTGTTCGATGACTTGCGCACTTCGCTCGAGGCCGGCCAGTTGTCGTGGAAAACGTTCGCGGACATCGCGACGCATGCGCTCGACAAGATCATCTCGAAAATCGAGAACGATCTAATCGACTCGATCATGCAAGCCAACTCGGCGGCGGGTGGCGGCGGTGGTGGTCTTGGCGGGATATTCGGCGCCATCTTTGGCGGTGGTGGCTCGAGCAACGTGTTTCCTGCCGCGCCTGCTGGCACGGGCGGCCTGTACGCAGACGGTGGCTATACCGGCCCTGGCGGCAAGAACCAGAAGGCCGGCATTGTTCACAAAGGCGAGGTTGTCTTTAGCCAAGACGACATCCGCCGCAATGGCGGCGTAGCGGCCGTTGAGGCTTTGCGGCGCGGTGGTTCGATCGCTGCACCACAGATGCCAGCCATACAGGCGCCTTCGCGTGGTGGGGATACCGTCGCGGTCAACAACAACATCACAATCGACGCGCGCGGGGCACAGCAAGGCGTTGGGGACGAGATCAAACGCGCCTTGGCTGAGTACGACAAACATACCGTTCCGCGCACTGTGGCCGCCCTACGGCAGGCTAAAATAAGGGGAATGACATAG
- a CDS encoding serine hydrolase produces the protein MRFCQEEAKVLNGLRNCLSFALMAGLAATPALANPNTVADSVDAAVKSWMTTYNIADAEVAIALHQNLVGSYDHGWKPTERHPVASLSKAITGMCIAGMVDHKQLALTDTLGTVLAGYFQRNGGANEPKDPRFKTITIDELLTHRAGLEKNAFDDKNDHSVGASFKTATQATLDFDPGTTISYSDSGYLILGYVAQLLGGQAYAATCSKVFTEMGLAAHAGIIDDTLVARAPNGGWDISAEDYARFLYAFDKQSGVLGPVTRQWFDALPGNAGYAKGGGTPPTQAPCPRFSGKPSYGFGVCMKQTARGVQYYHDGLLHHHMPDYPKTGGSFFFVNEAGYAAVVIFSGENDGKTYGALEKSVIAAMTAKDAYGMPLEANSKGGITKPKQVQ, from the coding sequence ATGCGTTTCTGCCAGGAGGAGGCCAAGGTGCTCAACGGGTTGCGAAACTGCCTGAGCTTTGCGCTGATGGCCGGGCTTGCCGCAACGCCGGCGCTGGCAAATCCGAACACGGTCGCCGACAGCGTCGACGCGGCCGTGAAATCATGGATGACCACCTACAACATCGCCGACGCCGAGGTCGCGATCGCGCTGCACCAGAACCTCGTCGGCTCTTATGATCACGGCTGGAAGCCCACGGAGCGGCACCCGGTCGCGAGCCTCTCCAAGGCAATCACCGGCATGTGCATTGCCGGGATGGTCGACCACAAGCAACTGGCGCTCACCGATACGCTCGGCACGGTCCTTGCCGGCTACTTCCAGCGCAACGGCGGCGCCAATGAACCGAAGGACCCGCGCTTCAAGACGATCACCATCGACGAATTGCTGACGCATCGCGCCGGGCTGGAGAAAAACGCCTTCGACGACAAGAACGACCACTCGGTCGGCGCATCGTTCAAGACGGCAACGCAAGCCACGCTCGATTTCGATCCGGGCACGACGATCTCCTACAGCGACAGCGGCTACCTCATCCTCGGCTATGTCGCACAGCTGCTCGGCGGCCAGGCCTATGCCGCAACTTGCAGCAAGGTGTTCACCGAGATGGGCCTGGCCGCGCATGCCGGCATCATCGACGACACGCTGGTGGCGCGCGCCCCAAATGGCGGCTGGGATATCTCCGCCGAGGACTATGCGAGGTTCCTCTACGCTTTCGACAAGCAGTCCGGAGTGCTCGGCCCGGTGACGCGGCAATGGTTTGACGCCCTGCCGGGCAACGCGGGCTACGCCAAGGGAGGCGGCACGCCGCCAACGCAGGCGCCCTGCCCGCGCTTTTCCGGCAAGCCCAGCTACGGTTTTGGCGTCTGCATGAAACAAACGGCGCGCGGCGTGCAATATTACCACGACGGGCTGCTGCATCATCACATGCCCGACTACCCTAAGACCGGCGGCTCATTCTTCTTCGTCAACGAAGCCGGCTATGCCGCCGTGGTGATCTTTTCCGGCGAGAACGACGGCAAGACCTATGGCGCGCTGGAGAAATCGGTGATCGCCGCGATGACCGCCAAGGACGCCTATGGCATGCCGCTGGAGGCAAATTCGAAGGGCGGCATCACCAAGCCGAAACAGGTGCAATGA
- a CDS encoding MucR family transcriptional regulator, with amino-acid sequence MLNETDLIELTADIVSAYVSNNPVPVGELPNLIASVNAALHGVGQPAVEPAVDLVPAVNPKKSVFPDYIICLEDGKKFKSLKRHLRTDFGLTPDAYRAKWSLPHDYPMVAPNYSASRSALAKASGLGRKAAPAAPVKKVAKRKAKA; translated from the coding sequence TTGCTGAATGAAACCGACCTAATCGAACTGACCGCCGATATCGTCTCGGCCTATGTGAGCAACAATCCCGTGCCGGTTGGCGAACTGCCGAACCTGATTGCCAGTGTGAACGCCGCGCTGCATGGCGTAGGCCAGCCCGCAGTTGAACCGGCCGTGGATCTGGTTCCGGCCGTAAATCCGAAAAAGTCGGTGTTCCCCGATTACATAATTTGCTTGGAAGACGGCAAGAAATTCAAATCGCTTAAACGGCATCTCAGGACGGACTTCGGTCTCACGCCTGACGCCTATCGCGCCAAGTGGAGCCTGCCGCATGACTACCCGATGGTCGCTCCGAACTATTCGGCTTCCCGATCGGCGCTTGCGAAGGCGAGCGGGTTGGGTCGCAAGGCTGCGCCCGCAGCACCTGTGAAGAAGGTGGCGAAACGGAAGGCTAAGGCTTAA
- a CDS encoding helicase RepA family protein — MAPLPMLRTRTTTVQPGEAYPPIDIVADNDNSSLITATEWQWIDPKTIPPRQWVYGRHYIRKYVSVTVSPGGLGKTAKAIVEALSMVTGRELLGEHVHERARVWLLNEDPREELDRRIAAACKYYEIRPSEIAGRLFVNSFRDQEFITAKQTKGEAVIMAPFRDGLEAEIRRKGIDVMIVDPFVSTHAVVENDNMAIDLVIKQFWAPVIERTGIAAELIHHSKKLGGNEVNAESARGAGSLIGAARSAIALNGMTVEEANKANVDSRHVHFRATDAKANMAPKSEQSRWYKIESVDLANATLERPASDHVGVVTSWHWPDAMQGMTAADLLAVQKAVNAGSWKDSSQAANWVGRAVADALRLDIDEDRTKERIKQMLKKWKESGALKVEHKEDESRKVRPFVVVGEWAFQPSDD, encoded by the coding sequence ATGGCTCCCCTTCCGATGCTGCGAACCAGAACCACAACCGTCCAGCCCGGCGAAGCTTACCCTCCAATAGACATTGTCGCCGACAACGATAATTCCTCGCTGATCACCGCTACCGAATGGCAATGGATTGACCCTAAGACCATACCGCCCCGCCAGTGGGTTTATGGCCGCCACTACATCCGGAAGTACGTCAGCGTCACCGTGTCGCCAGGTGGCCTAGGCAAGACTGCCAAGGCCATAGTGGAAGCACTTTCGATGGTGACTGGCCGGGAGTTGCTAGGTGAGCATGTTCACGAGCGTGCGCGCGTCTGGCTGCTGAACGAAGATCCTCGGGAGGAATTAGACCGACGAATTGCGGCGGCATGCAAATATTACGAAATTCGACCCAGTGAGATCGCCGGGCGACTGTTCGTAAATTCGTTTCGTGATCAGGAGTTCATCACTGCCAAGCAGACCAAAGGTGAGGCGGTCATCATGGCGCCATTCCGGGATGGCCTAGAGGCGGAGATTCGACGGAAGGGAATCGACGTCATGATTGTCGACCCATTCGTATCAACGCATGCCGTTGTCGAGAATGACAATATGGCAATTGACCTTGTCATCAAACAGTTCTGGGCGCCCGTTATTGAGCGGACTGGCATTGCGGCCGAGCTTATCCACCATTCTAAAAAGCTTGGTGGCAACGAGGTGAACGCTGAATCCGCTCGCGGAGCTGGGTCTCTTATAGGTGCGGCTCGATCGGCGATTGCACTCAATGGCATGACCGTCGAAGAGGCCAACAAGGCCAATGTCGACAGTCGCCACGTTCACTTTCGCGCCACTGATGCGAAGGCCAACATGGCTCCGAAGTCGGAACAATCGCGATGGTACAAGATTGAGAGCGTCGACTTGGCGAACGCGACTCTTGAAAGGCCTGCCTCGGACCATGTCGGCGTAGTGACCTCATGGCACTGGCCGGATGCCATGCAAGGCATGACGGCCGCCGACCTGCTTGCGGTTCAGAAGGCGGTGAATGCTGGATCATGGAAGGATTCTTCCCAGGCCGCCAATTGGGTAGGACGCGCGGTCGCAGATGCTTTACGGCTCGATATCGATGAGGACCGCACTAAAGAACGCATCAAGCAGATGCTCAAGAAATGGAAGGAAAGCGGCGCCCTTAAAGTCGAGCACAAGGAGGATGAAAGCCGGAAAGTCCGTCCTTTTGTGGTCGTCGGCGAATGGGCATTCCAACCTAGCGACGACTGA
- a CDS encoding sigma-70 family RNA polymerase sigma factor, with protein sequence MAIFNRVAAISRGHQLYTSPKTLKDFAAAHAANDNYDSRGKPCTWPTEPGNWLTSKSIRRAKVDIEEPADWAVWIGARLAAANDNAPTRPVARQENDGPDADYRARQANPGATREYEGDILSRLVDEQDFEAAFVLRAVGQLMTPTGMAATNDNFADDADVEMGDGFGLDYAIDEPSAESVIDEYDQIGKISGGHLKFRQRSGAGGCSLTAVQRKDARDGMPAVRYLALRGVAELPAQEFVSDGETPWWRSHAPKNAAALADLAAACERTERNGWSRVTWTRYAPMGARVYGDLSVFCTAKGGGDCGATAPEHSVVQEIRRSDAEKALRERLSARTLRLIEAAIARNTYTEIASAESMSRNGVKKAMKSALKEAWAALTRITGEKMPELKEKLAA encoded by the coding sequence ATGGCCATTTTCAACCGCGTCGCGGCGATTTCGCGCGGCCATCAACTTTATACGTCACCCAAGACCTTGAAGGATTTCGCCGCCGCTCATGCGGCAAATGACAACTACGACTCCCGTGGGAAGCCGTGCACGTGGCCCACTGAGCCGGGCAATTGGCTCACGTCGAAGAGCATCCGGAGAGCCAAGGTTGACATAGAAGAACCAGCGGATTGGGCCGTGTGGATTGGCGCGCGATTGGCGGCGGCCAACGACAACGCACCCACACGGCCAGTTGCGCGGCAAGAAAATGATGGCCCTGACGCCGACTATCGTGCGCGGCAGGCCAACCCTGGCGCGACGAGGGAGTACGAGGGCGACATTCTCTCGCGGCTTGTTGACGAACAAGATTTCGAGGCGGCATTCGTTTTGCGGGCGGTTGGCCAGTTGATGACGCCGACCGGCATGGCCGCTACGAATGACAATTTCGCTGACGACGCCGATGTTGAGATGGGAGACGGCTTCGGACTTGACTATGCCATCGATGAGCCGAGCGCGGAATCTGTGATTGATGAGTATGACCAAATCGGCAAAATATCGGGTGGACATCTAAAATTTCGCCAGCGGTCCGGTGCTGGCGGCTGCTCACTCACTGCGGTGCAACGGAAGGATGCGCGGGACGGCATGCCTGCCGTACGGTATTTGGCGCTTCGGGGCGTGGCGGAACTACCAGCGCAGGAGTTCGTCTCCGACGGGGAAACGCCGTGGTGGCGCTCCCACGCCCCGAAGAATGCTGCTGCCTTAGCCGACCTCGCCGCAGCCTGCGAGCGGACTGAGCGTAACGGGTGGAGCCGAGTAACATGGACGCGGTACGCCCCAATGGGGGCGAGAGTCTACGGAGACTTGAGCGTTTTCTGTACGGCCAAGGGAGGCGGCGATTGCGGTGCCACAGCGCCAGAGCACAGCGTTGTTCAAGAGATTCGTAGAAGCGATGCGGAGAAAGCCTTGCGGGAACGCCTTTCCGCCCGGACACTTCGATTGATTGAAGCAGCTATCGCGCGCAACACGTACACAGAGATTGCCAGTGCAGAAAGCATGTCTCGCAACGGCGTGAAGAAGGCCATGAAGTCAGCGCTTAAGGAAGCATGGGCAGCACTTACCAGAATTACCGGTGAAAAAATGCCAGAGCTAAAAGAAAAACTAGCAGCTTAG
- the rpmA gene encoding 50S ribosomal protein L27, translating to MAHKKAGGSSRNGRDSHSKRLGVKKFGGEAVIPGNIIIRQRGTTWHPGVNVGMGTDHTLFALESGAVTFNKKANGRTYVSVNPISKAAE from the coding sequence ATGGCACACAAGAAAGCTGGCGGCTCGTCGCGCAACGGTCGCGACTCGCATTCCAAGCGCCTGGGCGTGAAGAAGTTCGGCGGCGAAGCCGTCATCCCGGGCAACATCATCATTCGTCAACGCGGCACCACGTGGCATCCCGGCGTCAATGTCGGCATGGGCACGGACCACACCCTTTTTGCGCTCGAATCCGGCGCAGTCACCTTCAACAAAAAAGCCAACGGCCGAACCTACGTATCGGTCAACCCGATTAGCAAAGCAGCGGAGTAG
- a CDS encoding 50S ribosomal protein L21, with amino-acid sequence MFAVIKTGGKQYRVAANDLLKIEKVEANVGDIVEIGHVLAHGEGENVTFGAPFVEGALVTAEVVEQGKNRTVIAFKKRRRQNSRRKIGHRQLLTTVRIAEILLAGAKPTKTAAVKAPKKEAKAEAATDVAAEAAPKKEAKAKTADAAAAPLFKAPKGEPDDLTVIKGIGPVAAKDLAEQGIITFAQLAKLSDKDVAKIDEHMPFSADQIKDWREQAKELAK; translated from the coding sequence ATGTTCGCAGTCATTAAAACGGGCGGTAAGCAGTATCGCGTTGCCGCCAACGATCTCCTGAAGATCGAAAAAGTCGAAGCCAATGTCGGCGATATCGTCGAAATCGGCCACGTTCTCGCGCATGGCGAGGGCGAGAATGTCACGTTCGGCGCGCCGTTCGTGGAAGGCGCTTTGGTCACCGCCGAAGTCGTCGAACAGGGCAAGAACCGCACCGTCATCGCTTTCAAGAAGCGCCGCCGGCAGAATTCGCGCCGCAAGATCGGCCATCGCCAGCTTTTGACCACCGTGCGGATCGCCGAGATCCTGCTGGCTGGCGCAAAGCCGACGAAGACGGCAGCAGTGAAGGCGCCGAAGAAGGAAGCCAAGGCAGAGGCCGCGACCGACGTGGCTGCTGAAGCCGCGCCGAAGAAGGAAGCCAAGGCCAAGACGGCTGATGCGGCCGCCGCGCCGCTGTTCAAGGCGCCTAAGGGCGAGCCGGACGACCTGACCGTGATCAAGGGCATCGGCCCGGTCGCAGCCAAGGACCTCGCCGAGCAGGGTATCATCACCTTCGCCCAGTTGGCCAAGCTGTCCGACAAGGATGTGGCCAAGATCGACGAGCACATGCCGTTCAGCGCCGACCAGATCAAGGACTGGCGCGAACAGGCCAAGGAATTGGCGAAGTAA
- a CDS encoding XRE family transcriptional regulator has protein sequence MAERASIGLSTVVDFERKRRTVSGDAVAAIRAALEAAGVEFINGTGVKLRT, from the coding sequence TTGGCCGAACGCGCCAGTATTGGCTTATCAACCGTGGTCGATTTCGAGAGGAAACGTAGAACGGTATCTGGCGACGCCGTTGCCGCCATCCGCGCCGCCCTGGAGGCGGCTGGCGTCGAGTTCATCAACGGCACCGGCGTGAAGTTGCGGACGTGA
- a CDS encoding HK97 family phage prohead protease, with product MVSELEIRTKPLDIPQGTTVSGHAAIFHSEAVIAGEFRERIAPGAFSQSIKSQDVLALLHHDSSRILGRTSSGTLVLREDAKGLFFSLDADPTTPDGATLLGLVGRGDIKGMSFGFRVLEENWEDTGGLPLRTLKRIDLIEISAVGTPAYDDTTIGLRSLATYRASATRLRLKLALEQKLRGIG from the coding sequence GTGGTATCTGAACTTGAGATACGGACCAAGCCGCTCGATATCCCACAGGGCACAACGGTTTCAGGCCATGCTGCGATCTTTCATTCCGAAGCCGTCATTGCGGGGGAATTCCGCGAGCGGATCGCTCCCGGCGCCTTCAGCCAGTCGATCAAATCGCAGGACGTTCTTGCCCTGCTACATCACGATAGTTCGCGGATTCTTGGCCGGACGTCGTCGGGAACTCTTGTTCTGCGCGAAGACGCGAAAGGCTTGTTTTTTTCGCTAGATGCAGATCCGACGACCCCCGATGGCGCGACGCTCTTGGGGCTCGTCGGCCGGGGCGATATAAAGGGCATGTCGTTCGGCTTCCGTGTTCTGGAAGAAAACTGGGAGGACACGGGAGGCCTTCCGTTGCGAACACTGAAGCGCATTGACCTTATAGAAATCTCGGCTGTTGGGACGCCCGCGTATGATGACACCACGATTGGTTTGCGCAGCCTGGCGACCTACCGGGCATCGGCGACGAGGTTGCGGCTCAAGTTGGCGCTGGAGCAGAAATTGCGGGGGATTGGGTAG
- a CDS encoding RNA ligase family protein, with protein sequence MRLKFIEPLMPTLVEKPPEGDDWIHEIKFDGYRSQIILDHDVRIFTRNGLDWTAKYRDLAGAAKRLGLDNAIIDGEIVVLNEAGLSDFAALRKAITRRQQDLYFVAFDLLHLNGHDLRDMGLEDRREILEGIIQPDSHIQFSQALPGEAKAIFELVDKAGIEGMVSKRRDSKYRSGRSTNWLKIKSYAVEEYDLLGVEREPGKPAFALMADRKTGQYVGSAFINSSRAIRERLWQRVQANAGPAPKGMKRPATEWVKPGTIIGRVKSLRGEDELRHASFQDFREE encoded by the coding sequence ATGCGTTTGAAGTTTATCGAGCCGTTGATGCCGACGCTCGTGGAGAAGCCTCCCGAGGGTGACGACTGGATTCATGAAATCAAGTTCGACGGCTACCGGTCCCAGATCATTCTCGACCACGATGTCCGCATCTTCACCCGAAACGGTTTGGACTGGACGGCCAAATATCGCGACCTTGCGGGCGCCGCCAAACGCCTCGGCCTGGATAATGCCATCATCGACGGAGAGATCGTGGTTCTAAATGAAGCAGGCCTGTCGGACTTCGCGGCACTGCGCAAGGCGATTACACGCCGACAGCAGGACCTCTATTTCGTCGCCTTCGATCTTCTCCACCTCAACGGCCACGATCTGCGCGACATGGGTCTGGAGGACCGTCGTGAAATTCTCGAAGGCATCATCCAACCGGACAGCCACATCCAATTCAGCCAGGCGTTGCCAGGTGAGGCGAAGGCGATATTCGAACTGGTCGACAAGGCTGGTATCGAGGGCATGGTTTCGAAGCGGCGCGACAGCAAGTACCGCAGCGGCCGATCGACGAACTGGTTGAAGATCAAAAGCTACGCGGTCGAGGAATACGATCTGCTCGGTGTCGAGCGAGAGCCAGGCAAGCCGGCATTCGCGCTGATGGCCGACCGCAAGACCGGTCAATATGTTGGGTCCGCCTTCATCAACTCCAGCCGCGCGATCCGTGAGCGGTTGTGGCAGCGCGTCCAGGCCAATGCTGGGCCGGCGCCGAAAGGCATGAAGCGGCCAGCTACGGAATGGGTCAAGCCCGGCACGATCATCGGGCGTGTAAAAAGCTTGCGCGGCGAGGACGAACTGCGGCACGCTTCGTTTCAGGATTTTCGGGAAGAGTGA
- a CDS encoding GNAT family N-acetyltransferase, which translates to MSEGIGDIAIMPIAHEHIESFHRALDVVARERRYLPFLEAPPLEQTRAFVMGCIEKGHPQMVAVSQDDVVGWCDIVRHSLPIHAHRGTLGMGIIPAYRGRGIGRRLIHATLAQARRAGMVRVGLAVHADNARAIALYEKVGFVREGVERDAIYADGEYRDTITMAIVERENATRS; encoded by the coding sequence ATGAGCGAAGGTATCGGCGATATCGCGATCATGCCCATTGCGCACGAGCACATCGAGAGCTTTCATCGTGCGCTCGATGTCGTCGCGCGTGAGCGCCGATACCTGCCTTTTCTGGAGGCTCCGCCTCTTGAACAGACTCGTGCCTTTGTGATGGGGTGCATTGAGAAAGGCCATCCGCAGATGGTCGCGGTCAGCCAAGACGACGTTGTCGGCTGGTGCGATATCGTGCGTCACAGCCTGCCGATCCATGCGCATCGCGGCACGCTTGGCATGGGAATAATCCCTGCCTATCGGGGCCGTGGCATAGGAAGGCGGCTTATCCATGCGACCCTCGCACAGGCGCGAAGGGCAGGCATGGTGCGCGTGGGGCTTGCCGTGCATGCCGACAACGCTCGCGCGATCGCGCTTTATGAGAAAGTCGGATTTGTCAGGGAAGGTGTGGAACGTGACGCCATCTATGCCGACGGCGAGTATCGCGACACGATTACAATGGCGATTGTCGAACGCGAAAACGCTACAAGGTCATGA